TTTTTTCGCTCATCTTCCTCTGAAAGCCGCCCATAAATACAGGTGTTCCATATCTTTTCAATGGGGACCTGGGCAAGATTATCTATTTGCTTTCTGCTTGTTCTCGCCATTTCACACCACCCCCTTTATGGGAGCCGGTGAAGCTGTTGCAATCAGGTCTTTTGCGTTCTCGGCAAAGCGTAAAGCTCTTTCATATTCATACTGATAGCGGAATCGGATTTCCACCCGACTGCCGGAGTAGATATTGACCCATTCGATTAGGGAAACAACTACCTTTCGGGATAGCTCTGTGATGTTCCGATTCTTCTTAAAGGCTTCAATCCAAACGCTGTTGGCTCCCTTACCCGCAAGGATCAGGGCAATATCCTGTTTCAGCCGTCCGGCAGCTTTTTCCGCTTCCTCGCACTTTCTACCATAGATTTCTTTGAACTCTCTGTACTCGTCGGCATCTATGATACCGCTTTTCAAGTCCTCATAGATAGACACTTTGAGGTTTTTATACTTTTCGATTTCCTCCTGTTTCATCAGCAGTTGGGTGTCAATCTTTCGGATTTCCTCCTGCTGCATAGGAAGAGTGTCGATAAACGAGAGAATCCGTTCGATATCAAGAATAGAAGCAATATGATTTTGAAGTGTTTTTAGAACTGCCTTTTCCAGTACCTTTTCACTGATGCAGTGGGTGGTACAGCCATCCCCGGCTTTATTCTTTGAACAATAATAGTAGGCGTACTTCTTACCGCCTGCGGGTACAATCTTTCGTACCATACCGCTTTTACAGTCGGCACAAAAAAGCAAGCCGGAAAACGGATAGACAACTTCTCCGTCTGGAGCGATACGGGTGTCCTGCGCCAGCACACGGTTTACTGTGTCAAAAATTTCTTGGGGGATAATAGGCTCATGGGTGTTTTCCACCCGAATCCATTTATCCTCCGGTTTCATAAACCGCTGCTTAATCTTGTAGTTTGGAGTGCTTTCCTTACCCTGCACAAGATGCCCTGCATAGATAGGGTTTTTCAAAATACGACCAACCGCCACAGCAGTCCACTTTGCCTTGGGGTTTACCTGAAAGCTGGTGGCAAAGTTAAGCCCTGAAAAGCGTTTATATTCCATGGGGGACGGCTCGCTGATCTCATTCAGCCTGTCGGCTATCCCTTGCTGGCTGAGTCCGTCCAGCTTCCATGCAAAAATATCCCGCACAATCTTTGCCGCATAGGGGTCTATCACGAGTTGATTTTTATTCTCCACTGATTTCATGTAACCGTAGACGGCAAAGGAGCCGATGAATTCGCCATTCTTGCGCTTTACATCAAGCTGGCTCCTGATTTTAACGGAGATGTCCCTGCAATACGCATCGTTGACGAGGTTCTTAAAAGGGATGATAATATCGTCTGACGGAGATTTTTCCTTTGCACTGTCGTAGCCGTCGTTGATGGCAATGAAACGCACGCCTAAGAACGGAAATATCCGTTCAATATATCGCCCTGCCTCGATGTAGTTTCTGCCGAAACGGGACAGGTCTTTAACTATGATGCAGTTGATCCGTCCGGCTCTTACGTCCTCCATCATCAAGTTAAAGGCAGGACGATTAAAGTCAACACCACTAAATCCGTCATCTATTCTTTCCGAACAGAGGCGGATTTCGGGCATTGACTTCACAAAATTGGTTATTAAATCTCTTTGATTGGCAATGCTGTCACTTTCTGCTTTATCGCCATCTTCTTTAGACAGGCGCAAATAGTCCACAGCATTGTATATGATTGTATCCTTATTTAATGGCATAACGAAACCTCCCGATTGAAAAAGTCAAGAAGCAAAACCTGACCTAATCAATGGGCGTCCGCTAATATTAGTCCATGTATAATTATAGCACCCCTTTCAGGATGCGTCCAGACAATATTGCCATATATCCGAACCCACACGATCAGGCTCTGCCCGAAGCAAACCACCCATATCACATCATCCTCAAAAAACTTTCCATCCTATCCTCCAGCGTGGCGCCGCTATCATTAAAGCTGATTTTGACTACTACTTTTCCGCACTTGTAGCAATATGGATTTTTAATCTGTTGGATAAAGTCCAGTATCCGTTCCTCTATGGGCAGTTTCGCATTGACTTTTGTATCGTTAATGTCAACCAGAGTATCCGGGTTGATTGTTCGGATGTCTATATTTTTCATAGCTTCAAAGTCTATGTTTGGTAATGAGTCCACCCAATCACTCCTTTCGGGGCGCAGGGCGATAAGGCTCCCTGCCTTACCGCCCTGATACAGTGTATTCTGGGCCAGCTTGTCAGGTGACAGCCGAGGGAAAAAAGCGATGAATAGGCTCCGTCCTTTTTCTTGGAGAAAAGACGGGCGCCCACTCAATCAAAGTAGGCGCCCGACTTCTTGGCCGCAATAAAGCGGTTCACATCGCAAAGCTGGTGCGTAACCGGCATATCTGGCAGGGCCGCCAGTATGTCGTTCCGGTAGCGTCTGCCCGCCCGACTGTCGAGGATAGAGAAAACACAGGTGTCTGTTTCCCTGCGGATGCCCCGGCCAAACCACTGGCGCAGCTTGATGAGCATACCCGGCACAATGACTTCGTTCAGATAGCCATAGAAGTCAGTATACAGGGTCTTTTCATATTCCAGCACCGGATCGGGAGCCGGAAACGGCAGCCGTACCACAATGAGGGAAGATAAAATATCCCCGGCAAGGTCAATGCCCTCTCCGGCGCTGTCACTGGCACAGAGGATGCCGTTTCCGCTTCTGCGAAAGGCATCGAGGGCGTCCAGACGGCCTTTGCCCATGCGGAACAGGGGAAATGCGGAAATTCGTCCGCACAGCTCGTCATATGCCTGCTCCATCATGCGGTAAGAAGTAAACAGAATGAGGGTATGCCCATGGGTGGCTTCAATCAGTTCCACCAGCCGGTTGACCACCGCCTGAAAATAACCGCTGTCTTTGTCTGAAGGCAGCGGCATATCCTGCGGCAAATACAGCAGGGCATGGTTCGGGTAATCAAAGGGAGATGCCTTGCTGGTTTCAAAAATACGGCGTTTCTCTGCCAGTATAATCCCGCTGTTTCGCTTGAAATGCGAAAAATCTCCCCCCACAGAGAGCGTGCCGGAGGTCAGGATATAAGGAATTTCTTCCTGCCAAATATCCTCCGATAATAGGAAATCAAGCTGCTTTGGCAGGGCGCAGACCCGGTAGGCCGTTGCCCCGGTTATTTCCAGCCAAAGAATAGAATTGGCATGATGAAACAGGATGGATAGCTTGGTTTCCTGCTGCTCCATGCGATTCACCAACCGGTCATACCGATCCCTTTTCTCACGGGCGGTCGTATAAAAAAGCACCGACAGCCTGCGCAGCACAACCATCAGTGTTTTCAAAGCTCGTATGCAGTTTAAGTCAATCTGTACGGCATAGCAGTTTTTATCATAGCTTGTGCCTGCGGCATACCGCAGGGCTTCAAAGAGCAGGGCATTTTGTTCCTGCATGGTTTCACACAGTCTGACGATCTCGGCCTTATCGGGATTGCCTGAACCTATGGCATGGTAAATGCTTGCCACCA
This genomic window from Clostridiales bacterium contains:
- a CDS encoding recombinase family protein; protein product: MPLNKDTIIYNAVDYLRLSKEDGDKAESDSIANQRDLITNFVKSMPEIRLCSERIDDGFSGVDFNRPAFNLMMEDVRAGRINCIIVKDLSRFGRNYIEAGRYIERIFPFLGVRFIAINDGYDSAKEKSPSDDIIIPFKNLVNDAYCRDISVKIRSQLDVKRKNGEFIGSFAVYGYMKSVENKNQLVIDPYAAKIVRDIFAWKLDGLSQQGIADRLNEISEPSPMEYKRFSGLNFATSFQVNPKAKWTAVAVGRILKNPIYAGHLVQGKESTPNYKIKQRFMKPEDKWIRVENTHEPIIPQEIFDTVNRVLAQDTRIAPDGEVVYPFSGLLFCADCKSGMVRKIVPAGGKKYAYYYCSKNKAGDGCTTHCISEKVLEKAVLKTLQNHIASILDIERILSFIDTLPMQQEEIRKIDTQLLMKQEEIEKYKNLKVSIYEDLKSGIIDADEYREFKEIYGRKCEEAEKAAGRLKQDIALILAGKGANSVWIEAFKKNRNITELSRKVVVSLIEWVNIYSGSRVEIRFRYQYEYERALRFAENAKDLIATASPAPIKGVV
- a CDS encoding ATP-dependent DNA helicase, which translates into the protein MLSQAGSEPENTFSIKPVARAKNLLAHIFSNILPEHGMDFRENQAALALEMLESLQENRLALCEAEVGTGKTHAYILAVTVHNLFSNNKLPTIISTSTIALQKALTEEYIPQISDILMEHRIIDKPLSFVVRKGKSHYACDSRVKGYRSSIAHNDRHEDKELLSVLTGLFTGACPLDLDKLPLTDYVKSCINVERCHLNCPLSSVCRYRDFIRKAQSLGYDFQIANHNLVLADVLGRKNGRRSLFPPRGVVIFDEAHKLLDAARQMYGMTMENVELERLVASIYHAIGSGNPDKAEIVRLCETMQEQNALLFEALRYAAGTSYDKNCYAVQIDLNCIRALKTLMVVLRRLSVLFYTTAREKRDRYDRLVNRMEQQETKLSILFHHANSILWLEITGATAYRVCALPKQLDFLLSEDIWQEEIPYILTSGTLSVGGDFSHFKRNSGIILAEKRRIFETSKASPFDYPNHALLYLPQDMPLPSDKDSGYFQAVVNRLVELIEATHGHTLILFTSYRMMEQAYDELCGRISAFPLFRMGKGRLDALDAFRRSGNGILCASDSAGEGIDLAGDILSSLIVVRLPFPAPDPVLEYEKTLYTDFYGYLNEVIVPGMLIKLRQWFGRGIRRETDTCVFSILDSRAGRRYRNDILAALPDMPVTHQLCDVNRFIAAKKSGAYFD